A genomic window from Aricia agestis chromosome 8, ilAriAges1.1, whole genome shotgun sequence includes:
- the LOC121729586 gene encoding putative nuclease HARBI1 translates to MDAISKDDFRKKYRFTKESVRYIVSLVSEELQKDRRGGGITPELQVLTALRCWGRREFQDDCGDLHGMAQSTVSLVCNRVARAIAGLAHQFIKMPNGIREEEIIMDQFRGIANFPGVIGALDCTHIKLRKIPGDQAQYYINRKGFYSLNVQAVCDAKLRLMNVVARWRGSTHDSRIFSESHLKTRFDQGHFRGRLLGDSGYPLLPYLFTPILRPNNKKLYPHLMKNGRMRNLPLKSMQQY, encoded by the exons ATGGACGCAATATCAA AGGACGACTTTCGAAAAAAGTATAGATTTACAAAGGAATCAGTACGATACATTGTGTCGTTAGTGTCGGAGGAACTACAAAAAGATAGGCGAGGCGGCGGCATCACACCTGAACTACAAGTTTTAACTGCACTCAGATGTTGGGGTCGTAGAGAG TTTCAGGATGATTGTGGCGACCTCCATGGCATGGCGCAATCCACGGTGAGCTTGGTGTGCAATAGAGTGGCACGCGCGATTGCTGGCCTTGCtcaccaatttattaaaatgccCAATGGTATTAGAGAGGAAGAGATTATAATGGATCAGTTCAGGGGGATAGCCAATTTCCCTGGCGTTATAGGTGCACTGGACTGCACCCATATTAAACTTAGAAAAATTCCGGGTGATCAAGCCCAGTATTACATAAATAGAAAGGGATTTTATTCCCTGAATGTACAG GCTGTGTGTGATGCGAAACTGCGATTAATGAACGTGGTGGCAAGATGGAGGGGATCCACACATGACAGCAGAATATTTTCCGAGTCCCATCTTAAAACTAGGTTTGACCAAGGACATTTTAGAGGCCGTTTACTTGGTGACTCTGGATATCCTTTGCTGCCATATTTGTTTACCCCCATCTTGAGACCGAACAAT AAGAAATTGTACCCCCATCTCATGAAGAATGGCAGAATGAGGAATCTACCTCTGAAGAGCATGCAGCAATATTAG
- the LOC121729714 gene encoding pre-mRNA-splicing factor 38B-like: protein MSEVEDYSQQKPGKTSKQHNVLPLWGNEQTMNLNPLILANIQGSSYFKVHLFKLKTYHEVVDEIYYQVKHLEPWERGSRKTAGQTGMCGGVRGVGAGGIVSTAFCLLYKLYTLRLTRKQVNGLLQHTDSPYIRALGFMYIRYTQPPADLFDWYEEYLDDEEEVDPRAGGGGTTTIGALVRQMLIKLDWFSTLFPRIPVPIQKQIEQRLAEHNRQSNAAKPAANYNRGGGGGGAVGGGGGGGNVSNYNPSRAENDRRDHDDRDRRDYGEVDRYSKDRQREPRRDDRDRDRERERERERDRDRERERDRRDRHRSRSRDRHRERSRDRPRHRSRSRDRRYR from the exons ATGTCTGAGGTTGAAG ATTACAGCCAACAAAAGCCGGGCAAAACGAGCAAGCAGCATAATGTGTTACCGTTGTGGGGTAATGAACAAACCATGAATTTGAATCCTTTAATATTAGCAAATATCCAAGGTTCTAGCTACTTCAAAG TGCATCTGTTCAAATTGAAGACATACCATGAGGTCGTGGACGAGATCTACTACCAGGTGAAGCACCTGGAACCCTGGGAGCGCGGCAGCCGCAAGACCGCGGGACAGACGGGCATGTGTGGCGGC gTAAGAGGAGTAGGTGCTGGAGGTATTGTGTCCACAGCATTCTGTCTGTTGTACAAGCTCTACACGCTGAGGCTCACACGGAAACAGGTTAATGGCCTGCTACAGCACACAGACTCACCCTACATAAGGGCACTTG GATTCATGTATATTCGTTACACTCAGCCTCCAGCTGATCTGTTTGACTGGTATGAAGAGTATCTTGATGATGAGGAGGAGGTTGACCCTCGTGCCGGGGGAGGAGGCACCACAACAATAGGGGCATTGGTCAGGCAGATGCTGATCAAGCTTGACTGGTTCAGTACACTCTTTCCAAGGATTCCAGTGCCTATACAAAAGCAAATTGAACAGAG GTTGGCAGAGCACAATAGACAGAGTAATGCAGCAAAGCCAGCAGCAAACTACAACAgaggtggtggtggtggtggtgcaGTTGGTGGTGGAGGCGGCGGCGGCAACGTCAGCAACTATAACCCGTCGCGCGCCGAGAACGACAGACGCGACCATgacgaccgcgaccgacgagaCTATGGGGAAGTTGATAG ATATTCAAAAGACAGACAGCGCGAACCGCGCCGCGACGACAGAGACAGAGATCGCGAGCGGGAAAGAGAACGCGAGAGGGATCGCGACCGAGAGCGCGAACGGGACAGACGCGACCGCCACCGCTCCCGCTCCAGAGACCGTCACCGCGAACGGTCGCGCGACAGGCCGCGACACAGGTCGCGCTCCAGAGACCGCCGCTACAGATGA
- the LOC121730008 gene encoding glycine--tRNA ligase, producing MKSYFSLLYKLSVRSHRLPSFTTSLRRSHIQPQWGSNKTHRKVKIHNPFRDTIMADPKIEEILAPLRASVKEQGDLVRKLKEEKAPEIDVKKAVAELKARKKILEDKELSLAPADELFDRSKMEDLIKRRFFFDQSFAIYGGITGQFDFGPMGCALKSNMIQLWRKYFILQEQMLEVDCSILTPEPVLKASGHVERFADLMTKDIKTGECFRLDHLIKAHLEKIKSEKNAKAELKAEIEDILVKLDGMTADEMSTLMKRFEMKSPVSGNDLTPPIEFNLMFNTQIGPSGLVKGFLRPETAQGIFVNFKRLLEFNQGRLPFAAAQIGNSFRNEISPRSGLLRVREFTMCEIEHFCDTKDHPKFDSIKVTPMLLYSANNQEQGKPAEIMTIGDAVAQGIVNNQTLGYFMARIHLYLLAVGIDSKKLRFRQHMGNEMAHYACDCWDAECLSSYGWIECVGCADRSAYDLTQHSKATGIRLAAEKKLPAPKQIEIIEAVANKAAIGKEFKKDAKVINDTLAAMDNEALQQLQDKLDSDGEFTLSTSNGEFKLNKNLVSVKRTQKTVHVEEIIPSVIEPSFGVGRILYCLLEHNFKMREGDEQRTYFSLPATVAPMKCAVLPLSGNAEFQPFVRELSQELTSVDVSHKVDDSSGSIGRRYARTDELGVPYAITVDFDTTKEPHTVTLRERDGMSQVRLPLADVPGVVRDLSNSKILWADVQNKYPKFEQQETTKGPAA from the coding sequence atgaaatcatATTTTAGCCTTTTATATAAACTTAGTGTACGTAGTCATCGGTTACCTTCATTTACCACTTCACTTCGCCGGTCGCATATTCAACCGCAGTGGGGTTCGAACAAGACTCACAGAAAAGTTAAAATTCACAATCCCTTTCGCGATACTATCATGGCTGATCCCAAAATTGAAGAGATCTTAGCTCCACTTCGTGCTAGTGTGAAGGAACAAGGGGATTTGGTGCGAAAGCTAAAAGAGGAGAAGGCCCCCGAAATTGATGTTAAAAAGGCGGTCGCTGAGCTTAAAGCTAGGAAGAAGATCTTAGAAGATAAAGAGCTCAGCTTGGCTCCTGCAGATGAATTATTCGACCGCTCAAAAATGGAAGACCTGATTAAAAGGAGGTTCTTTTTTGATCAATCCTTTGCTATTTATGGTGGTATTACCGGACAGTTTGATTTCGGCCCTATGGGGTGTGCGCTCAAGAGCAACATGATACAGCTATGGAGAAAGTATTTCATATTGCAGGAGCAAATGTTGGAAGTTGACTGTTCCATACTCACACCTGAACCCGTACTGAAAGCATCTGGGCATGTTGAAAGGTTTGCAGATCTAATGACTAAAGACATCAAAACTGGGGAATGTTTCAGATTGGATCACTTAATTAAAGCTCatttagaaaaaattaaaagtgaaaagAATGCAAAAGCTGAGCTTAAAGCTGAAATTGAGGATATACTTGTGAAACTTGATGGCATGACTGCTGATGAAATGTCAACACTAATGAAAAGGTTTGAAATGAAATCTCCAGTGAGTGGCAATGATTTGACTCCACCGATTGAGTTTAACCTTATGTTCAACACCCAGATTGGACCATCAGGCTTGGTTAAAGGTTTCCTGAGGCCTGAAACTGCCCAGGGTATTTTTGTTAACTTCAAAAGGCTTTTAGAATTCAATCAAGGCAGGCTACCCTTTGCTGCTGCCCAAATTGGTAATTCCTTCAGGAACGAAATATCTCCCAGGTCGGGCCTTTTGAGGGTGAGAGAATTTACCATGTGCGAAATAGAGCATTTCTGTGATACAAAAGACCACCCAAAGTTTGATTCAATCAAAGTCACTCCCATGCTGCTTTATTCTGCCAACAATCAAGAACAAGGGAAACCTGCTGAAATTATGACTATTGGGGATGCTGTAGCACAAGGTATTGTAAACAATCAAACTCTGGGGTACTTCATGGCAAGAATACACCTTTACCTTCTTGCAGTCGGCATTGATTCAAAGAAACTGCGCTTCAGACAGCACATGGGCAATGAAATGGCCCATTATGCTTGTGATTGTTGGGATGCTGAGTGCCTCTCTAGCTATGGTTGGATTGAGTGTGTAGGATGTGCCGATAGATCTGCCTATGATCTGACTCAACACTCAAAAGCTACAGGAATAAGGCTTGCAGCTGAAAAGAAGTTACCTGCTCCCAAGCAAATAGAAATTATTGAGGCAGTTGCCAACAAGGCTGCTATTGGCAAAGAATTCAAGAAGGATGCTAAGGTCATTAATGACACCTTGGCTGCCATGGACAATGAAGCCCTACAGCAGCTGCAAGACAAACTCGACAGTGATGGGGAATTTACTCTTTCCACTTCCAATGGAGAATTTAAGTTGAACAAAAATCTAGTTTCTGTCAAGAGAACTCAGAAAACAGTTCATGTGGAAGAAATTATTCCAAGTGTGATTGAACCATCATTTGGTGTGGGCAGAATATTGTACTGTCTTTTGGAACACAATTTCAAAATGAGAGAAGGAGATGAGCAAAGGACTTACTTCTCTCTGCCTGCTACTGTAGCTCCAATGAAGTGTGCCGTTTTACCTCTGAGTGGTAATGCAGAATTCCAACCATTTGTAAGAGAGCTCTCTCAAGAGTTAACATCGGTTGATGTTTCACACAAAGTAGACGACTCCTCTGGCTCCATTGGCAGAAGATATGCGAGAACTGATGAGTTAGGTGTCCCATATGCCATAACAGTTGATTTTGACACCACGAAAGAACCACATACAGTAACGCTGAGGGAAAGAGATGGCATGAGCCAGGTCAGATTGCCACTAGCCGATGTCCCTGGAGTTGTGAGGGACTTGTCAAATAGTAAAATACTGTGGGCTGATGTACAAAACAAATACCCGAAATTTGAGCAGCAGGAGACAACAAAAGGTCCTGCAGCATAA
- the LOC121729272 gene encoding ubiquitin-like protein 5 produces the protein MLEVTCNDRLGKKVRVKCNPDDTVGDLKKLIAAQTGTRYDKIVLKKWYTVFKDHIKLSDYEIHDGMNLELYYQ, from the exons ATGTTAGAAGTCACATGCAATGATCGTCTTGGGAAGAAAGTTAGAGTAAAATGTAATCCTGATGATACAGTGGGTGATTTGAAAAAGCTTATAGCGGCACAAACTGGTACAAGATACGACAAAATTGTTCTCAAGAAGTGGTACACCGTCTTCAAGGATCACATTAAACTTTCGGATT ATGAAATCCATGATGGAATGAATTTGGAGCTGTACTATCAATAG